A portion of the Mesobacillus boroniphilus genome contains these proteins:
- a CDS encoding F0F1 ATP synthase subunit B produces the protein MLTMNFVLGVGSGLNTGDILFQLIMFLVLLALLKKFAWGPLMGIMKEREEHIAGEIGAAEKSRAEAQNLLEEQREMLKQARTEAQGLIENAKKQGDVQRDEIIALARTESDRIKESAKLEIEQQKEQAVAAIREQVASLSVLIASKVIEKEISAADQEKLINEYIQEAGNAR, from the coding sequence GTGTTAACAATGAATTTTGTATTGGGAGTGGGATCTGGCCTGAATACAGGAGATATCTTATTCCAGCTCATTATGTTCCTTGTTTTGTTAGCATTGCTTAAGAAGTTCGCTTGGGGTCCATTGATGGGCATCATGAAGGAACGTGAAGAGCATATTGCTGGCGAAATCGGAGCGGCTGAAAAAAGCCGTGCTGAAGCACAGAATCTTTTAGAAGAACAGCGTGAAATGCTTAAGCAGGCACGCACAGAAGCACAGGGCCTAATTGAAAATGCAAAGAAACAGGGCGATGTACAGCGTGATGAAATCATTGCACTGGCACGCACTGAATCTGACAGAATCAAAGAATCTGCGAAGCTTGAAATCGAACAGCAGAAGGAGCAGGCTGTTGCGGCAATCCGCGAACAAGTTGCTTCATTATCTGTCTTGATTGCTTCTAAAGTAATCGAGAAGGAAATCTCTGCAGCTGACCAGGAAAAGCTCATCAATGAATACATTCAAGAGGCGGGTAATGCCCGATGA
- the atpE gene encoding F0F1 ATP synthase subunit C, which produces MGLLAAAIAIGLAALGAGIGNGLIVSRTVEGIARQPEARGMLQTTMFIGVALVEAIPIIAVVIAFMVIGG; this is translated from the coding sequence ATGGGTCTTTTAGCAGCAGCAATCGCAATCGGTTTAGCAGCACTTGGTGCAGGTATTGGTAACGGTTTGATCGTATCACGTACAGTAGAAGGTATCGCTCGTCAGCCAGAAGCTCGCGGTATGCTTCAAACTACAATGTTCATCGGGGTTGCATTGGTTGAAGCGATTCCAATCATCGCAGTAGTTATCGCGTTCATGGTTATCGGTGGTTAA